A genomic segment from Helicobacter sp. NHP19-012 encodes:
- a CDS encoding HpaA family protein, with the protein MQKSRLLSLVLVGLLGLGCAPKAPDKHEQGPIPFSYYEENEKPEPKNHLLVLLPPLNITFSKTVPLNMQQGFKDSMRDQIKEILEKRGFSVQEAKLPLTPTQQEQGYVLVEVNGSVKVLEDISLREDRLRNGGLEGKNSSLSMGYLTLKVLEPKSKKPLNMASLELPGYQVRTRVTVRQERSVSGGFMPTSVVTPIRGEGFDSNVYQILTQIYAQGVHKISQALDADQLMDYHHLVEKFKSKMGR; encoded by the coding sequence ATGCAAAAATCTAGACTTTTATCATTAGTATTAGTGGGTCTGTTGGGGCTTGGTTGTGCGCCTAAAGCCCCCGACAAACACGAACAAGGCCCCATCCCCTTTTCTTACTACGAAGAAAACGAAAAACCCGAACCCAAAAACCACTTATTGGTCTTGCTCCCACCCTTAAACATCACCTTTAGTAAGACGGTGCCGCTGAATATGCAACAAGGTTTCAAGGATTCCATGCGCGATCAAATCAAAGAAATCCTAGAAAAACGCGGTTTTAGTGTGCAAGAGGCAAAACTCCCCCTAACCCCTACCCAGCAAGAGCAAGGCTATGTGCTTGTAGAAGTGAATGGGTCTGTGAAAGTGTTAGAGGATATTAGCCTACGAGAGGATAGGTTAAGAAATGGTGGGTTGGAGGGCAAAAACTCTAGTTTGTCTATGGGCTATTTGACTTTAAAAGTTCTAGAGCCTAAGAGCAAAAAACCCTTAAACATGGCAAGTTTAGAGTTGCCCGGCTATCAAGTCCGCACCCGTGTGACCGTGCGCCAAGAGCGTAGCGTTTCAGGTGGGTTTATGCCCACAAGTGTGGTAACCCCCATACGCGGGGAAGGCTTTGACAGCAATGTTTACCAAATCTTAACGCAAATCTACGCACAAGGGGTGCATAAAATCAGCCAAGCCCTAGATGCTGATCAACTCATGGATTACCACCACTTAGTGGAGAAGTTTAAGTCTAAGATGGGTCGTTAG